Proteins encoded together in one Bradyrhizobium sp. CB82 window:
- the cbbX gene encoding CbbX protein, with protein sequence MLELPHAKTTETSETIFDLRKQAEAAGITETLRGLDQELIGLKPVKSRVRQIASLLLIERIRQRAGLVATPPTLHMSFTGNPGTGKTTVALRMAKILHGLGFVRRGQVISVTRDDLVGQYIGHTAPKTKEILKKAMGGVLFIDEAYYLHRPDNERDYGQEAIEILLQVMENQREDLVVILAGYGERMTNFFASNPGFRSRIAHHIEFPDYSEQELLFIADLMLQERGYRFSTAAREAFEKYIALRRTQPFFSNARSIRNAVDRIRLRQADRLVADLDRMLGIADLETIDSSDVLASRVFSGGSGEPSAKP encoded by the coding sequence ATGCTTGAGCTGCCCCATGCGAAAACCACCGAGACGAGCGAGACCATTTTCGATCTCCGCAAGCAGGCCGAGGCGGCAGGAATCACCGAGACGCTGCGCGGGCTCGATCAGGAACTGATCGGTCTGAAGCCGGTGAAGAGCCGGGTACGCCAGATCGCCTCGCTCCTGCTAATCGAGCGGATTCGTCAGCGTGCCGGCCTCGTCGCCACGCCGCCGACGCTGCACATGTCCTTCACCGGCAATCCCGGCACCGGCAAGACCACCGTCGCGCTGCGCATGGCAAAGATCCTTCACGGCCTCGGCTTCGTGCGGCGCGGGCAGGTGATCTCGGTGACGCGCGATGATCTCGTCGGGCAATATATCGGCCATACTGCACCGAAGACCAAGGAGATATTGAAGAAGGCAATGGGCGGCGTGCTGTTCATCGACGAAGCTTATTACCTGCATCGTCCGGACAATGAGCGCGACTATGGCCAGGAGGCGATCGAAATCCTGCTCCAGGTGATGGAGAACCAGCGCGAGGACCTCGTGGTCATTCTCGCCGGCTATGGCGAGCGGATGACGAATTTCTTCGCCTCCAATCCAGGCTTCCGCTCGCGCATCGCCCACCACATCGAATTTCCCGACTATTCCGAACAGGAATTGCTCTTTATTGCGGATTTGATGTTGCAAGAGCGAGGATATCGCTTCTCGACTGCCGCGCGCGAGGCTTTCGAAAAGTACATCGCGCTGCGCCGGACACAGCCGTTCTTCTCAAATGCGCGTTCGATCCGCAATGCCGTCGATCGCATCCGCTTGCGCCAGGCCGACCGCCTGGTCGCCGATCTCGACCGTATGCTTGGAATTGCGGACCTCGAGACCATTGATTCCTCGGACGTACTCGCCAGCCGCGTGTTCAGCGGCGGGTCCGGCGAGCCGAGCGCGAAGCCATGA